The Pseudophryne corroboree isolate aPseCor3 chromosome 2, aPseCor3.hap2, whole genome shotgun sequence genome has a segment encoding these proteins:
- the LOC135050665 gene encoding uridylate-specific endoribonuclease D-like — MWFGLYTRTKGPLDSSGFEHIFHGEIHNGGISGFHSWVQFYLQEKAGQINYLSYSAKGPWSGYPDVYGFQFKWGTYLKTLGSMFIGSSPEFEIGILTLCYVTSPDSLCSVKIGGQTLRIQTYTWANSTYGSGKRYVASAYPTV; from the exons ATGTGGTTTGGACTTTACACCCGCACCAAAGGACCCTTGGATTCTTCAGGCTTTGAGCACATTTTTCATG GTGAAATCCATAATGGAGGGATATCTGGATTCCACAGCTGGGTGCAGTTCTACCTGCAGGAAAAGGCTGGTCAGATTAACTACCTGAGTTACAGTGCAAAGGGACCA tgGTCGGGATATCCTGATGTATACGGTTTTCAGTTCAAGTGGGGCACCTACCTGAAAACCCTGGGCTCAATGTTTATAGGATCCAGTCCTGAGTTTGAGATTGGTATATTAACCCTGTGTTATGTAACCAGCCCTGATAGTCT GTGCTCTGTCAAAATTGGTGGTCAAACCCTCAGAATCCAAACCTACACCTGGGCCAACTCAACCTATGGAAGTGGCAAGAGATACGTGGCATCTGCTTACCCCACTGTTTAG